ATATGTTTTTCCCTCTTCCAATTCCTGATCAAATAAGAAATAAGACATAATGTGATCCTGAAACTTGACTGAAACCTTTAAGATGTTTATTGAAATAAAACAGAGCGCAATGTTTCACAACTGACGGATCTTCCGCAATACATAAAAGAGACACGATTTATGGAAAAAACGGTTTTGCTGTTAAATGGCCCCAATCTGAATTTATTAGGAACCCGGGAACCTGAAGTTTATGGACACACAACCCTTAAAGAAATTGAACAGCATATCAATGGAATTTTTTTAGCCCATCAGATTCAATGCCAGACCTACCAGTCCAATATTGAAGGAGAAATGATCAATTGGCTGCATGCGCATCGCACTGCGGATTTTCTGATCATCAATCCGGGCGGCTATACCCATACCAGCATTGCCCTGCGCGATGCCATCCTGGGAATTGCGGTTCCGTGTGTGGAAATTCATATTTCCAATATTTTCAAAAGAGAGTCGTTTCGCCACCATTCCTATATTTCAGACATTGCGGTTGGCTGCGTGATGGGACTGGGAGTCTATGGTTATGAATTGGCGGCACAATATGCTTTAAAACATCTTCAATCTCCATAGGAACGTTCAAAAAATAACAGGGAAAACTTTCTGGTTACGAACGGGACGTTCGTAACGGTTCCATGACCCACCTCCGGTGGGTGCGAAGCAGAGCTTCGCCTGGTGAATAACGTGCCCCACGGGACGTAGGGCACGAGCAAACTTTTACAACTTATTCTTTTGCCATTCCATAGGTACTGTTTTTATGCGATTTTCACCCACACTGATTTTGAATTATACTCTGTTGCTTCTGAGTGTCCTGACGTGTCATTCTCTGGGAAGTTTGTCGGGGAACATCATTCGCCAGCAAATTCTCAACCGTCCCTATCAGAAAACATTCGCGCCCAGGGTTTCTGCCCCACCGGCAATCAGAGACACTGTTTTGGAAAAAGCCGAATTTGAACCGATACTGAACAGAAACATGTTCGGTGCGCAACGAGCTGCTGTAGCTGTGGCCAGCACTACGGAAAGCATGACATCGCTCAAAATATCCCTGGTGGGAACCATGCTTTATCCCAGCATATCGTTTGCGTTTATCAGTCTTCAGGGACGTGAGCAGGATTATTCTGTGTTTCCGGAAGGAAGCTGTTTTGATCCATCTTCCATGCAGATCGCTGAACTATGTGAAATCAACCATGTCATGATCATGAAGATTGAAAATCGTAAAGTCACCCTGACATATCATGGCAAGACAGAAATCCTGATCATGCCTGACGCTCAGGAAACCAGCTTTGCCGCAGTGTCCGCAGCGGCGGCGGTTTCATCGGAGTTTGAACCCAAAAATATCACTTCGACCGGCAATAGTGTCGCACCGCCACCCATAGCGTCCGGCGAATCAGCGGCACCGGATGACGAACAGACCGTATTTCATTTCAAACGGGAATGGGTGGATGAGCAACTGGCAAATTTTGACAGCCTGTTGCGTGACGCCCGGGTGGTGCCGACCACAAAAGATAGCAAAACATTATTTATGTTCAAATTCATCAAGCCCAAAAGCCTGTATGAAACCCTCGGCTTAAAAAAAGGAGATGTCATTCTTGAAATCAACGGACATTCCATTGACAATATCTCGAAGGCTCTCAGTTTGCTGGAAGTTTTACGCTCAGAACGGGAAATTGTTCTGACCGTCGAACGGGATGGTCAGCCCCGAACCTTCAATTACTATATTGATTAACCCCGGGTTGGCCATTTTGTTTTCCAGAATTCCATGACGCATAGGAGGGATCCCTTATAATTCTCATTTGGCTGCAAACCGCCGCATCGCAGCTTAGTTCAACAACGTGAGGGATCTTTACAAACTAAAGTTTTCAGATTCTAACCATGAGCGAAGTATGCCACAAAAAACCATGATTTACTGTTCAGGTCCTTTGTTTTCACCTGAGGAAATTGCCAGCATGACAGCCATTTCCCGGATTCTGGAACAACATGGTTATGACACCTTTCTGCCTCACAGGGATGGCTTTGAACCTTATGTGCTCCCCAAACTGGGAAAGGCCTTAGGATTGCTTCCGGAGGCGGTCAGTTCCGCCATTGATCAGGCGATATTCGCATTGGATGTGTATCAGATTGTCGAACGTTGTGATGTTCTGGTGTTCAATATGAATGGTCGTGTTCCCGATGAAGGCGGAGCGGTGGAAGCTGGAATCGCCTTTGCCTGCGGAAAGCCGGTGGTGCTGTTCAAACAGGATTATCGCACGGTGTTTCATGGCAGAGATAATTCGATGATCACAGGACTATCCCACAAGCCACCGGTATCAGACCTGCAAAGGCTTCCTGAACTCATCCGGGCTCTCCCGGAAAACAGGCCCACCTCGACACCTCAGTTATCTTCAACATTGATGAAAACCGTTCAAACAGGAAAAAAACTTTGGACCATCCGGTCAAAACTCACTCCGAAGCAAAATTTGCATGACCGCGAGCTGATGGATGAAATCCTCAAAATCTGTGAAGAAAAATAGTAATCGTTGAGCTATCAGTATTCAGCTATCAGTGTTTATCCATTTCGGAAGCATTATGACTCAATAGCCGAAAATATCGATTGGCTTCCAGGCTTTGAGAATTCTTGAAAACTAATAACTGACGGCTGAACGCTTACGAAAAATAAGGGTTGATCAAGCCGGATTAAAACGATAGGGGATAAAAAAGGGGAATTGCATAATTCGTGTGAAAATAAGGGGAAATATGAAAATCAAACTGATCCTTGTGACATGGTTGTCACTATTCATCGCACTGACTGACGCATGGGCGCTACCTCAGAGTGAATCAAAATGTGATTCCTGTCTGATCAAAGTCCATTCACTGGAAAAACCGGTCGATCTGGCCGGCAACTGGCTGTTTACCCGGGAGGATCGTGAAACCAACAAGGATGTGGAAATCGACACGTCCGACTGGGTGCTTGTCAAGGCTCCGGGCCCCTGGAAAAAAGCCTATAACGACCATGAGGTTTATCGTGTCGGCTGGTATCGTGGCGTGCTGGAATTCGATCCCGCGTTGATCGGAAAAGAAGTTGTTTTCCTGGTGGATAGCTACATGTCAGCCTTGACGTTCTATCTGGATGGTCAACAGATTTTTCATCGCGGTGAACGAAAAACCAGTGAACGCTACTACGCCATCCAACCGATTCCAATTGCCTTCAAAGTGACGCGAACTCACCATGTGATCACCTTCCGGATTGATACGATTTTAATGGTTGGTGTTTACCAACTGCCGTTTCAGCTTCGGGAATTCAAGGACTTTGATTTTTTAATTTCATTCCTGCATTTCTGGGAAGGCGATTTCCGTCAGTTTGCGGCCAGTATCATTCTGGTATTCAGTCTGTTTTTCATGCTGATCTGGGCCAAAACCCGCTTCAACCTGTATCTGGTCACAGCCCTGATGGGGTTCTTTCAGTATCCGTTTTATGCGGCACCGGGAGATGTCTGGGCCACATTTTTCAATCCGGAAACATTACTGCTGATTCATTATCTGGGTATCACCACCGGTGCGGCATTGCATCATTATTTTGTGCAACATTTTTATAAATTTTATCCCCGTGTGACCCGGATCAACGGTATTTTTGTGATGCTTCAATTTTGTGCTTTTGTATTTTTTATCTTCCATATGAATCTGGAAGTGTTCCAGAAACTCAGGGTTATCTGGCTCCTGAATACTTTTTTTCTGGGTGTTCACATGGTGTATATGCTGATCCGGAGCGTGTTGCAGAAACGTGAAGGCGCGGTCATCATTCTGATTGGTGAAACCATTCTGGTGCTGTCAGGTACCCAGGACATGCTACTGGCGCTGGGAAAAATTGAATCCTTCATGATGATGTTCGCGGGGTCCCTGTTTGCGACCATGTGTATTCTCTGGTATTGTAGCAACCTGTTCGCCAACACCTTTGTGCAGAACAAAAAGTTGCTCACCGACATGAAAAAAATGAACACCGTACTGGAAGAGATGAATGATCATCTGGAAGAACTCGTGCTGGATCGAACCGCTCAACTGCGTGAAAAATCCAATGACATTCTCACCATGCTGCAACATCTTCCCGAAGGCGTTCTCACCGTAATGCAGGATAATAAAATCCACCATGAATATTCAGCCTATCTGGAAACCATTCTGGGCACAAAAGACATCGCGGACCGGGATGTCATGGACGTGTTGTTTAGCAATACAAACCTTGGTGTTGATGCCCTTGCCAGTCTGGACACCGTGTTTGGCGCCTGCCTGGGAGAATTCGAACTTAATTTCTTAATGAATTCACACTTGATGATCAGGGAACTGGACAAAACCCTGGCCGATGGCACCACCAAACATCTGGAACTCACCTGGTCGCCAATTGTCAATGAAGAAACTGAAGAGATCGACAAGATCCTGATCTGTGTCAGGGATATCACGGAACTTAGAATCCTCCAGACTGCGGCCAATCTGCAGAAACGTGAACTGGAAATTATTGGCCAGATCCTGTCTGTGCCGCAGGAAAAATTTCAGGATTTCCTGGAATCCTCCAGAAATTTCATCATGGAAAATGAAAAAATTATCCGGCAAACAACCCGAAAAGACAATGAAATCCTTCAGGAGCTTTTCAGAAACATGCACACCATCAAAGGCAATGCCAGAACCTATGGTCTCGTGCATCTCACCAACATCGTGCATGAAGCAGAGCAGGAATATGATGATCTGAGAAAGCATCCCGACCGGGAATGGAAGCCTGAACTTCTGCTGCAACAACTGGCTTCCTCCTCACGAATGCTGGATGAATATGCCTTGATCAATGAAAAGAAACTCGGACGGAAAGGTCCGGGACGCAGAGGTTCTGCGGATAAATTTCTGATGATTGAGAAAGAGCGGATCACCAAATCCATTGAACTTCTGGAAAATGTAGACTCGCTGGAACCTCTGAAACTGATTCAGGCACTTGACCGGATTCGGGCCACCCTTAAAATTCTGGGAACAACGCCCACCCGTGAAATTGTGTCAGACATTGTGGACTCCCTGCCCTCACTGGCCAGCGAACTGGGCAAGGAAACGCCTGAAGTCACCATCAATGACCATAATATTTTTATCAAAAACCAGGCCACAGGTTTGTTGAAAAACGCGTTCATGCATATTTTCAGAAACTCGCTGGATCATGGCATCGAAACCCCTGCAGAGCGGTTGAAACACGGCAAGGTTTCGCAGGGCAATATCCAGCTTGATGTCCTGATCGACCACGGTCAGTTGCTCATGCATTATCATGACGATGGCCGCGGACTCGCCCTCAGCAGGATTCGACAAAAAGCACTGGAACAGGGCATGATCTTCGAAGGGGATGAGTTGCCACTGGAAGACCTTGCCAATCTGATTTTTCAATCAGGATTTTCTACGGCGGAAAAGGTCACTGAAGTTTCAGGTCGGGGAGTGGGTCTGGACGCTGTTAAAAAATTCTTCCAGAAAAACAAGGGCGATATCATGATTGAACTGCTGGATACCAGCCAGCCTGACGCTGATTTCATTCCCTTTCAATTCACACTCCAGTTGCCCGAAAACCTGGCTGTCCAAGTGAACGAGCTTGAATTGATTTAACACAATTTTCCATATTTTATAAGGTTGTATGCAAAATTTCATTCGTTATCGCTGGCTGTGGTTCGGGTTGATGATCCTGATTATGGCACCCTTGCTGAAGTGGATCGGACCGGCACTCATTCCTGATAATTCGTTGTCGGTGTGGTTTCTTAAAACAGATCCATTGCTGGTGTCCTATCATGAATTTCATGAACATTTCGGCAACGACGAAGTGATCCTGACCGTTCTTGAAGAAGAAAACGGGATCTTCAATCAGGCAACACTCCTGAAGCTTCAGGCCATGTCTGAAAAGATCAAAGCCATTGACGGAGTGGACCGGATCACCTCCATCCTGACCGTTCAGGACGCCTTTGACACGCCGGGCGGCATACGCTTTGAAAAACTGGTGCCCTCCCCGATTCCAGGCGATCCTGCCGAACTTCAGGCCATTGAGACCCGGGCCAGAAACAATATTCTCATTGAAGACAGGTTTGTCAGCAAAGATGGCAAAAAAGCCATGATTTCGATCCAGATGACCACCGGAAATTTTGATGCCATCCGGGACAGGGTTGTGGCGGAAGTCAAACAGGTGATCGATGAAGATCTCAAAGACACGCCCCACCCCATTGGCGGACTTGGTGTGATTTACTCCGCACTGAACATTCTGACCCAACAGGATTTTGGAACCTTCCTGAGTTTATGCTATCTGTTCATGTTTTCTGCCATGTGGTGGGTTTTCCGGAGCGCCCGGTTGCTCATTGGCGGCATGGGCGTGATCCTGTATGGCTGTTTATTCACGCTGTCTATCTATGGTTTGGCCGGACGTCAGCTCAACATGGTCACAGCGGCCCTGCCGACCTTGATCATTGTGTTGGGAATTGGCGATGCCATTCATTTTCCGTCAACGTTCATTCATCTGCGACATGAATATCCCAATCTCACACGCCCACAGATTGTTGAAAAAGGATTGCGTCAGGTTTTTATGCCCTGTGTGCTGACTTCGATGACCACCATTGCCGGCTTTTTATCGCTGGTAACTTCGCCAATGTCCGTCATCAAGGATATGGGAATTTATGCGGCCATCGGTTTGGTGGGAACCCTTGCGGCCAGTATGGTATTCATGACCATCGCGTTTCTCAGTCTTCCGGAAAATGTCCGGTTGCCACGACCGAAATGGATGGGAACTGTGCTCAACTGGTGTGAACAGGCTGTGATTCTTCATCCCTGGAAAGTGCTATCGGCCTTTGTTGTGGTCGCCTTACTCAGTTTCGGGGGGGCGTCCATGGTCAAAGTGGATACCTACACCATCGGATATCTGCCCAAAAGTGACAGGGCCGTGGTGGATCATCATGACCTTGAACAACGCTGGGGCTATTACAATGTCATGGAATTTCTGATCAAACCCAAAGGGAGCCTGCGGGCGGACAGCCCTGAAATTCTGAATGGCATGGAATCGTTTATTGACGAAGTGAAGCAATTCCCCCAGATCCGTGACGGCTCCAGCCAGCATCTGGTCTATCGTCGTCTTGAAACTGTTTTCCGTGGAACCGAACCCCCACCCGGTCCGATGTCGCCGGAACTCATTGCGCAGATGCGTATGATCATCGGTGTTGATTCGATGTCCTGGGACAAATCAGAAGAAGCGTATGATGACAATTTTGTGGCACCGTTCATGATGGAAGACGGTTCGCTGGGAAGAGTCACCTTGATCGGGGCCATGATGAGCGCCTCGGAAGTGTCTGAGCTGATCGGAAAGGTTCAACTCATTGCCCAACGCCACCTTGGTGTCTATGCGGAGGTGGTCAGTTCAGGCTATGTGCCGATGTATGTGACCATCATTGACTATGTGATGCGTTCCCAGATCAACAGTTTTTTTCTGGCACTGGGATTGATTTTTCTGATGATGCTTTTATGGCTCAGGTCTTTCCGATTAGCCCTGCTCAGCCTGATTCCCAATGTGTATCCTGTGCTGGTCATGATGGGTTGCATGGGTGCCGCCGGAATTGATCTGGATGTCACCACCGCCATCATTGCGGCTATTGTGATCGGTGTGGCCATTGATGATACCATCCATTTTCTGTATCACTGGAACGAAGCGGAAAAAGCCCACAAAACTTGGGAACAGGCCTTGAAGTGGACCTTTGATCATTCTGGAAGAGCCGCGATCACCACCACGGTTCTGCTGATGATTGGCTACCCTGTGATGATGTTTGCCAGTGTGAAATCTGTCGTTTATTTTGGCTTTCTGACCACCATTGCGGCATTCACCGCCTTGCTCGCGGACCTGTTGCTCACTCCACTGATGATGCGGCTCTGGCCCCCTAAATCAGTCACTTCCAAATAATCGCTCAACCAAGAGAAGTTTTTATGGAAATTCCATTACTACAGGATATTGCCATAATTTTTGGTTTGTCCATCATTGTGCTCTTCATTTTTGAAAAGATCCGTTTGCCGCCAATCATCGGGTTTCTGCTGACAGGAACCCTGGTGGGGCCTCATGGATTACACATGATCGAAGCCATGCATGAAGTGGAAATGCTGGCGGAAATCGGGGTGGTCCTGTTGTTGTTCACCATTGGACTCGAACTCTCCATCAGGGAACTGGTGCATAACAAAAAAGCGGTGCTGTTGGGCGGCTCCCTTCAGGTATTCCTCACCGTCCTGATTGTTTTTGGTCTATCCCGATCTTTGGGGATCACGCCGGGAACCGCAATTTTCATGGGGTGTCTGGTTTCTTTGAGCAGCACGGCCATTGTGCTCGGGGTGTTGCAGGAAAAAGGCAAGGTTCACTCGTCTCATGGAAAAATGATGGTCGCCATCCTGATTTTTCAGGACATCATCTCCGTGGTGATGATGCTACTCACCCCGCTTCTCCAACAAGGCGACCAGCAGGTGGATATCACCAACGCGCTATTGATTCTGCTGGTCAAGGCGGTCGTGATCATCGGCCTGGTGATTGTGTCTTCCCGCTATATCATTCCCCGTTTGATGTACCAGATTGCCAACACGAAAAATCAGGATCTGTTTCTGTTAAGCATCGTGGGTGTCTGTCTGCTGATCGCCTGGGGTGCGGCCAGTATTGGACTTTCACTTGGACTCGGCGCGTTTCTGGCAGGATTGATCATTTCCGAATCCGAATACAGCCTCCGTGCCCTGGGCAGTGTACTGCCATTCCGGAGTGTTTTTCTGAGCTTCTTTTTTGTATCGATTGGAATCTTGTTCAATGGGCTGTTCCTGCTTGAAAATCTGTTATTGATTCTCATGCTGACCCTCTGTGTGATCGGCATCAAAGCGCTGGTTCTTATGCTGGTAGGCGTTGTGTTGCGATCTGATCTGAAAACAACCCTCCTTGTGGGCCTCTCCCTCAGTCAGATTGGAGAGTTTTCCTTTTTGCTGTCAAATATCGGCCTTGGTTCCGGTGTTCTCAGCCAGCATCATTATCAGTTGTTTTTATCCATCGCGGTGTTGACGATGGGATTGACGCCCTTATTGATGTATCTGGCGCCGCTGTTGGCTGGCAGTCTGATCAAAGCGCAAACAGCGGTACGCTTCAGAAAAGGCCCTGTCAAAGTGAAAGATTCCACACAGGAAGTGGATCTGAAAATGGAATACCATCTGGTCATCATCGGCTATGGACTGCATGGAAAACTGCTGGCTAAAACCGCCCGTGAAACAGCGATTCCCTATATCATTCTGGAAATGGACGCTGAAATTGTGAAAGAAGAAAAACTCAAAGGCGAACCGATTCTGTATGGCGATGCCCGACATGAAAATTTTCTAAATCACGCCTACATCAAAAACGCGTTCATGGTGGTCATTGCCACCTCGGATATCACCACATCCCGTCAAATCGTAGCCCTTGTCCGGCAACTCAATCCCAAAGTCCATATTCTGGTGCGAACCCGATTTATTCTGGAAGTGGATCATCTGACACGAATGGGGGCCAACAGCGTGATTCCGGTTGAATTCGAAGCGGCGCTGGCAATTCAGCGTCAAACCCTGTCCCATTTCCTGATTCCACCCGATGAGATTGAGCGGTTCATGGACAGAATCAGGCAGGATGGCTATCGCAAATTCATTGCGGATGCGGTCTCAGGCAATTTTGAACAGTCTGAGATTGACAAAATGTTCAGTCACCCTGTCAGATGAGAAATATTTCCCCTGAAAGTCGATGCTGATTCCATCACAAACCTCATGAACCATTAACCCGCATGTCAACACCGTTATTTCATTGGGATCTTTTCTGGCCTTATGGCATTCCTCCGCTGTTGACGGTGATCAGCGCCTTTTTTCTTTCCACACTCACCATGAGAGGTGCCAGACACAGTCAGGAACATCAGGTGTTCAGCCTGTTCTGCGCGTTACAGGGCGTGGGCTATTTGCTCGTGACAATGGATGTCCTTCTGGTTTCGCCTGAACTCTCACTGACCGCGTCCCGCATCAACGCGCTGGTCTATAATTTCATCATCCCTGCCGGAATCCATCTGACCCATGCCCTTCTCGGAATCCATACCCGCAAATGGCTCACCAGAGGGGGGTATCTTGTAATCCTGCTGTTGCTTCCGTTCACGCAGGGCGACTTACACATCCTTGAAAAATATCGTACCTTCTGGGGGTTTGTTCCAAGAGGGGGCGTGGTTTATCTGACCTTTTATTCACTGGCCTTGCTGGCATTGATTTATTGCGGAGTGATGCTCCTTCAGGGAATCCTCCGAACGCCCTCAGGTGAACAGAAACTCAAAATCAAACTGCTGTTCAGCGGCCTGTTTTTAAGCGCGTTTCTGAGTCTGGTGGATGGCCTCGTTTCCATGACGCACATCACCTGGTACCCGCTGGGAAATCTGGGCTTTATTCCGTTGGGTATCATGGCTTATGGCGTGCTCCGGCAAGATCTGGTCGATACCGCACGGACATGGTTGTCGCAAGGATACATCTCGAAATTGCTGGCAATGATGGTGTGGGTACCGTTGATCATGGCCGTGGTGTTCTATTTCACAGCCACTGAAGGAACCTTTTATCCAAAGGTGTCAGAGCGAATATTTCCCTATGCCATTCCGTCCGCCATCTCCTTCATGGTGTGTTATTTTCTGGCCTCGTTTTCCTTTTTGAAGGGCAGTCGAAAAATTGAGACGCTCCTGTTTGGAACCCTGTGCTGGCTGTGGGGAAATATGAACCTGGATATCACGCTGATCTCCATGGTGATCCACGAATCCGTGGCCCTGACGATTTCAAGGATGGATCATTTTTTACTGGTGTTGCAGCCTGCGGTTTACGCATGGTTCATTTTCTATCTGATCCGGGCGCCGAAAGTCTTTGTTTTTGGAACCACCCTGATCGGTTTATGCCTCATGCCACTCACCCAGACGGATCTTTATTTTCGGGGAATGTTCCACTT
This portion of the SAR324 cluster bacterium genome encodes:
- the aroQ gene encoding type II 3-dehydroquinate dehydratase, translated to MEKTVLLLNGPNLNLLGTREPEVYGHTTLKEIEQHINGIFLAHQIQCQTYQSNIEGEMINWLHAHRTADFLIINPGGYTHTSIALRDAILGIAVPCVEIHISNIFKRESFRHHSYISDIAVGCVMGLGVYGYELAAQYALKHLQSP
- a CDS encoding PDZ domain-containing protein produces the protein MRFSPTLILNYTLLLLSVLTCHSLGSLSGNIIRQQILNRPYQKTFAPRVSAPPAIRDTVLEKAEFEPILNRNMFGAQRAAVAVASTTESMTSLKISLVGTMLYPSISFAFISLQGREQDYSVFPEGSCFDPSSMQIAELCEINHVMIMKIENRKVTLTYHGKTEILIMPDAQETSFAAVSAAAAVSSEFEPKNITSTGNSVAPPPIASGESAAPDDEQTVFHFKREWVDEQLANFDSLLRDARVVPTTKDSKTLFMFKFIKPKSLYETLGLKKGDVILEINGHSIDNISKALSLLEVLRSEREIVLTVERDGQPRTFNYYID
- a CDS encoding nucleoside 2-deoxyribosyltransferase encodes the protein MPQKTMIYCSGPLFSPEEIASMTAISRILEQHGYDTFLPHRDGFEPYVLPKLGKALGLLPEAVSSAIDQAIFALDVYQIVERCDVLVFNMNGRVPDEGGAVEAGIAFACGKPVVLFKQDYRTVFHGRDNSMITGLSHKPPVSDLQRLPELIRALPENRPTSTPQLSSTLMKTVQTGKKLWTIRSKLTPKQNLHDRELMDEILKICEEK
- a CDS encoding Hpt domain-containing protein, with the protein product MKIKLILVTWLSLFIALTDAWALPQSESKCDSCLIKVHSLEKPVDLAGNWLFTREDRETNKDVEIDTSDWVLVKAPGPWKKAYNDHEVYRVGWYRGVLEFDPALIGKEVVFLVDSYMSALTFYLDGQQIFHRGERKTSERYYAIQPIPIAFKVTRTHHVITFRIDTILMVGVYQLPFQLREFKDFDFLISFLHFWEGDFRQFAASIILVFSLFFMLIWAKTRFNLYLVTALMGFFQYPFYAAPGDVWATFFNPETLLLIHYLGITTGAALHHYFVQHFYKFYPRVTRINGIFVMLQFCAFVFFIFHMNLEVFQKLRVIWLLNTFFLGVHMVYMLIRSVLQKREGAVIILIGETILVLSGTQDMLLALGKIESFMMMFAGSLFATMCILWYCSNLFANTFVQNKKLLTDMKKMNTVLEEMNDHLEELVLDRTAQLREKSNDILTMLQHLPEGVLTVMQDNKIHHEYSAYLETILGTKDIADRDVMDVLFSNTNLGVDALASLDTVFGACLGEFELNFLMNSHLMIRELDKTLADGTTKHLELTWSPIVNEETEEIDKILICVRDITELRILQTAANLQKRELEIIGQILSVPQEKFQDFLESSRNFIMENEKIIRQTTRKDNEILQELFRNMHTIKGNARTYGLVHLTNIVHEAEQEYDDLRKHPDREWKPELLLQQLASSSRMLDEYALINEKKLGRKGPGRRGSADKFLMIEKERITKSIELLENVDSLEPLKLIQALDRIRATLKILGTTPTREIVSDIVDSLPSLASELGKETPEVTINDHNIFIKNQATGLLKNAFMHIFRNSLDHGIETPAERLKHGKVSQGNIQLDVLIDHGQLLMHYHDDGRGLALSRIRQKALEQGMIFEGDELPLEDLANLIFQSGFSTAEKVTEVSGRGVGLDAVKKFFQKNKGDIMIELLDTSQPDADFIPFQFTLQLPENLAVQVNELELI
- a CDS encoding MMPL family transporter gives rise to the protein MQNFIRYRWLWFGLMILIMAPLLKWIGPALIPDNSLSVWFLKTDPLLVSYHEFHEHFGNDEVILTVLEEENGIFNQATLLKLQAMSEKIKAIDGVDRITSILTVQDAFDTPGGIRFEKLVPSPIPGDPAELQAIETRARNNILIEDRFVSKDGKKAMISIQMTTGNFDAIRDRVVAEVKQVIDEDLKDTPHPIGGLGVIYSALNILTQQDFGTFLSLCYLFMFSAMWWVFRSARLLIGGMGVILYGCLFTLSIYGLAGRQLNMVTAALPTLIIVLGIGDAIHFPSTFIHLRHEYPNLTRPQIVEKGLRQVFMPCVLTSMTTIAGFLSLVTSPMSVIKDMGIYAAIGLVGTLAASMVFMTIAFLSLPENVRLPRPKWMGTVLNWCEQAVILHPWKVLSAFVVVALLSFGGASMVKVDTYTIGYLPKSDRAVVDHHDLEQRWGYYNVMEFLIKPKGSLRADSPEILNGMESFIDEVKQFPQIRDGSSQHLVYRRLETVFRGTEPPPGPMSPELIAQMRMIIGVDSMSWDKSEEAYDDNFVAPFMMEDGSLGRVTLIGAMMSASEVSELIGKVQLIAQRHLGVYAEVVSSGYVPMYVTIIDYVMRSQINSFFLALGLIFLMMLLWLRSFRLALLSLIPNVYPVLVMMGCMGAAGIDLDVTTAIIAAIVIGVAIDDTIHFLYHWNEAEKAHKTWEQALKWTFDHSGRAAITTTVLLMIGYPVMMFASVKSVVYFGFLTTIAAFTALLADLLLTPLMMRLWPPKSVTSK
- a CDS encoding cation:proton antiporter, which produces MEIPLLQDIAIIFGLSIIVLFIFEKIRLPPIIGFLLTGTLVGPHGLHMIEAMHEVEMLAEIGVVLLLFTIGLELSIRELVHNKKAVLLGGSLQVFLTVLIVFGLSRSLGITPGTAIFMGCLVSLSSTAIVLGVLQEKGKVHSSHGKMMVAILIFQDIISVVMMLLTPLLQQGDQQVDITNALLILLVKAVVIIGLVIVSSRYIIPRLMYQIANTKNQDLFLLSIVGVCLLIAWGAASIGLSLGLGAFLAGLIISESEYSLRALGSVLPFRSVFLSFFFVSIGILFNGLFLLENLLLILMLTLCVIGIKALVLMLVGVVLRSDLKTTLLVGLSLSQIGEFSFLLSNIGLGSGVLSQHHYQLFLSIAVLTMGLTPLLMYLAPLLAGSLIKAQTAVRFRKGPVKVKDSTQEVDLKMEYHLVIIGYGLHGKLLAKTARETAIPYIILEMDAEIVKEEKLKGEPILYGDARHENFLNHAYIKNAFMVVIATSDITTSRQIVALVRQLNPKVHILVRTRFILEVDHLTRMGANSVIPVEFEAALAIQRQTLSHFLIPPDEIERFMDRIRQDGYRKFIADAVSGNFEQSEIDKMFSHPVR